The following proteins come from a genomic window of Hydractinia symbiolongicarpus strain clone_291-10 chromosome 2, HSymV2.1, whole genome shotgun sequence:
- the LOC130629804 gene encoding tigger transposable element-derived protein 6-like, protein MERIKELVEGYSLENIWNMDESGCFFKALPAKGLVEKGKQAKGGKKSKLRLTVAFFVNAAGEKIDQPVVVWKSKVPRCFKKLKDPSRPANVHYFSNPKSWMTSQVMETVLARFNRKLLFEDRKVILFLDNATCHPESIIGQFSQIKIIFLPKNTTSRLQPFDAGIIQNFKVKYRKRLVKYVLARIQENKSATEIIKSVDILMAIQWVQDAWKEVTNLTIKNCFEKCGVVQGESELMEDQEDDLEFEALVKELTEDMSAAEYIDFDADVPASEPRINELEINWRHQIREASINAIENPEMACQVEEISEDDDESEDVVEEEMLGFTELITMLDKIKRSTIFDDTCQEMLSTITKKIEELQLQNRKQSSIKDYFK, encoded by the coding sequence ATGGAGAGGATCAAAGAATTGGTTGAAGGTTATTCActagaaaatatttggaacatggaCGAGTCTGGCTGTTTTTTTAAAGCTCTACCGGCCAAAGGGTTAGTGGAAAAAGGAAAACAAGCAAAAGGTGGGAAAAAGTCAAAGCTTAGAttaactgtcgctttttttgtaaatgcagCTGGGGAAAAGATCGACCAGCCTGTTGTTGTCTGGAAGAGTAAAGTCCcgcgttgttttaaaaaattgaaagatccATCGCGTCCAGCTAACGTTCACTACTTTTCAAATCCTAAATCTTGGATGACATCTCAAGTAATGGAAACTGTACTGGCACGTTTTAAcagaaaacttttatttgaGGACAGAAAAGTTATTCTTTTTCTGGACAACGCCACCTGTCATCCGGAGTCAATAATAGGCCAGTTTTCACAaatcaaaatcattttcttaCCGAAGAACACAACTTCAAGGCTTCAACCATTCGATGCGGGGATCATCCAAAACTTCAAGGTGAAGTACAGAAAAAGACTGGTCAAATACGTGCTTGCAAGGATCCAGGAGAATAAATCTGCAACTGAAATTATCAAGAGCGTAGACATACTTATGGCTATTCAATGGGTTCAAGATGCGTGGAAAGAAGTAACCAACTTGACCATCAAAAATTGTTTCGAGAAATGTGGCGTAGTTCAAGGAGAAAGTGAATTGATGGAAGATCAAGAAGATGACTTGGAATTTGAAGCTCTGGTGAAGGAATTAACTGAAGATATGTCTGCTGCAGAATACATCGATTTTGACGCCGATGTTCCAGCTTCGGAGCCAAGAATTAACGAATTAGAAATAAATTGGCGACATCAAATCCGAGAAGCTAGCATTAACGCAATTGAAAATCCAGAGATGGCATGTCAGGTCGAAGAGATTTCCGAGGATGATGATGAGAGTGAAGACGTGGTTGAAGAAGAAATGCTTGGTTTCACCGAGCTAATCACTATGCTTGATAAAATTAAGCGATCtactatttttgatgatacatgCCAAGAAATGTTGTCAACCATTACGAAAAAGATTGAGGAACTTCAGcttcaaaatagaaaacaatccTCAATCAAAGATTATTTCAAATAG